Proteins found in one Canis aureus isolate CA01 chromosome 19, VMU_Caureus_v.1.0, whole genome shotgun sequence genomic segment:
- the LSM3 gene encoding U6 snRNA-associated Sm-like protein LSm3: MADDVDQQQTTNTVEEPLDLIRLSLDERIYVKMRNDRELRGRLHAYDQHLNMILGDVEETVTTIEIDEETYEEIYKSTKRNIPMLFVRGDGVVLVAPPLRVG; this comes from the exons ATGGCGGACGACGTGGACCAG CAACAAACTACCAACACCGTAGAAGAGCCCCTGGATCTCATCAGGCTCAGCCTGGATGAGCGAATTTATGTGAAAATGAGAAATGACCGAGAGCTTCGAGGCAGATTACAT GCATATGATCAGCATTTAAATATGATATTGGGAGATGTGGAAGAAACTGTGACTACTATAGAAATTGATGAAGAAACATATGAAGAGATATATAAA TCAACAAAACGGAATATTCCGATGCTTTTTGTCCGGGGAGATGGTGTTGTACTAGTTGCTCCTCCATTAAGAGTTGGCTGA